Proteins found in one Amycolatopsis aidingensis genomic segment:
- the rpmB gene encoding 50S ribosomal protein L28: MAAVCDVCGKGPGFGKAVSHSHRRTNRRWNPNIQTVHAKIGLSQRKRMNVCTSCIKAGKVTRG; encoded by the coding sequence GTGGCTGCCGTGTGCGACGTCTGTGGCAAGGGGCCGGGCTTCGGCAAGGCGGTCTCGCACTCTCACCGGCGTACCAACCGCCGGTGGAACCCGAACATCCAGACCGTGCACGCCAAGATCGGGCTTTCCCAGCGGAAGCGGATGAACGTGTGCACCTCCTGCATCAAGGCAGGCAAAGTCACCCGCGGCTGA